One window of Desulfobacca acetoxidans DSM 11109 genomic DNA carries:
- a CDS encoding prepilin peptidase yields the protein MLEYVLAGGLGLILGSFLNVVITREPQREALGLGRSRCPECRHDLTWYDNIPLLSYLWLQGRCRYCGVAIPWRYPLVELASALLTLALWIKFPGNILLLAYVPFALALLTLSVIDLEQGLLPDVITLPGIGFGLLSSLVFQELSFFSALVGALTGAAVFQGIAWIYAKWAGKQGMGGGDVKLLAMIGAFLGIQSLPWVIFLSASLGTLTGIILVLRKGRHPKETLRSLPIPFGPFLAIGGLFYLFGKEYLLRFLETGGLF from the coding sequence ATGCTGGAGTATGTTCTGGCCGGTGGGTTGGGTCTGATCCTGGGAAGTTTCCTCAACGTGGTCATCACCCGGGAGCCTCAGAGAGAAGCTTTGGGCCTGGGACGATCCCGTTGCCCGGAATGCCGCCATGATCTTACCTGGTATGACAATATCCCTCTGCTTAGTTACCTTTGGCTTCAAGGGAGGTGCCGATATTGCGGGGTCGCCATTCCCTGGCGGTATCCACTGGTGGAGTTAGCCAGCGCTTTGTTGACCCTCGCTCTCTGGATAAAATTTCCCGGTAATATTCTACTGTTGGCCTATGTCCCATTTGCCCTGGCCCTGCTTACCCTCAGCGTCATCGACTTGGAACAGGGACTGCTCCCTGATGTTATCACCCTCCCAGGTATTGGGTTTGGTTTGCTTTCCTCGTTGGTTTTCCAGGAATTGAGTTTTTTCAGCGCCTTGGTGGGCGCTCTGACCGGGGCCGCAGTGTTTCAGGGAATTGCCTGGATTTATGCAAAATGGGCGGGCAAACAAGGCATGGGAGGCGGAGATGTTAAATTGCTGGCAATGATAGGTGCATTTCTGGGCATTCAATCGTTACCGTGGGTGATTTTCTTGAGTGCCAGCCTCGGCACGTTGACAGGGATTATCCTGGTTTTGAGAAAAGGGCGGCACCCGAAGGAAACGTTGAGAAGCCTTCCCATTCCCTTCGGACCGTTTCTGGCGATTGGGGGTCTTTTTTACCTTTTTGGAAAAGAATATCTGCTGAGATTCCTGGAAACAGGGGGGTTATTCTGA
- a CDS encoding ribonuclease J, with the protein MNPEPHLHQQLNQEQEAWVDLMFLGGLGEIGLNSMVFETSDHLVVVDAGIMFPEDYMLGIDMVIPDFSYLRERRDKIAALILTHGHEDHIGAVPFLLKELNLPVYGTPLTLALLREKLKEHHLLEQSELHLIDPRRQLVVGPFVFNFIPVTHSIVDGVGFALTTPVGTFIHSGDFKIDATPTAGEVTDLNSFADYGNKGVLALLSDSTNAERPGYTLSERDIGCTLENLIREAPGRVIVAVFSSHIPRLQQIIAIAAKQGRKVLFHGRSMVTNVGLARQLGFLQMPPEQEMTTAQLKSLPDHEIIIVTTGSQGEAMSALARIALDAHKQIRIRSGDLVILSSKFIPGNEKAISTVINNLYRLGAEVVYHEVADIHVSGHASQEELKLLLQLTKPRYLIPIHGELRHLVKHARLGRSLGMIDAQLLLATNGDRFRFDVQGAQRLTRIEVGRIFVDGKGVGDVGNIVLRDRQHLAADGLFLALVAVDATSKRLISGPDLISKGFVFEAEQSDMLDAAREIILEIISRALAEPTQDWLEIQIQIGKALRKYFFKLLERRPMILPLILTL; encoded by the coding sequence ATGAATCCCGAACCTCACCTCCACCAGCAACTCAACCAGGAGCAGGAAGCCTGGGTTGACCTGATGTTTCTGGGAGGGTTGGGGGAAATCGGCCTCAATTCCATGGTCTTTGAAACCTCCGACCACCTGGTGGTCGTCGATGCCGGCATCATGTTCCCCGAGGACTACATGCTGGGCATCGATATGGTTATCCCCGATTTCTCGTATCTCCGAGAACGCCGGGATAAGATCGCCGCCCTTATCCTCACCCATGGGCATGAAGACCATATCGGCGCCGTCCCTTTCCTGCTCAAGGAGCTCAACCTGCCGGTCTACGGGACGCCCCTGACCCTGGCCTTGCTGCGGGAAAAGCTAAAGGAACATCATCTCCTGGAGCAGTCCGAACTGCACCTGATCGACCCTCGGCGACAGTTGGTGGTGGGGCCCTTTGTCTTCAATTTCATCCCGGTGACCCATAGCATTGTGGACGGAGTGGGTTTTGCCCTAACCACGCCGGTGGGCACCTTTATCCACTCCGGGGATTTTAAAATCGATGCCACCCCGACTGCCGGGGAGGTCACCGATCTTAACTCTTTTGCCGATTACGGCAACAAAGGGGTTCTGGCCCTGCTGTCTGATTCCACCAATGCCGAACGCCCCGGTTACACCCTCTCGGAGCGTGATATCGGCTGCACCCTTGAAAACCTGATCCGCGAGGCCCCGGGGCGGGTGATCGTTGCGGTTTTCTCCTCGCACATACCCAGGCTGCAGCAGATTATTGCTATTGCCGCCAAACAGGGGCGTAAGGTCCTCTTTCACGGCAGGAGCATGGTGACCAATGTCGGCCTGGCCCGCCAACTGGGTTTTCTGCAGATGCCGCCGGAACAAGAGATGACCACGGCGCAGTTGAAGAGTCTGCCCGACCACGAGATCATCATCGTCACCACCGGCAGCCAGGGTGAGGCCATGAGCGCCCTGGCACGCATCGCCCTGGATGCGCACAAACAGATCCGGATCAGGTCCGGTGATCTGGTGATCCTGTCCTCAAAATTTATCCCCGGCAATGAAAAAGCCATCAGCACGGTCATCAATAATCTCTACCGTCTGGGGGCGGAAGTGGTCTATCACGAGGTGGCCGACATCCACGTCTCCGGGCACGCCTCCCAGGAAGAGCTGAAACTGCTCCTGCAGTTGACCAAACCTCGCTATCTTATTCCTATTCACGGGGAACTTCGCCACCTGGTGAAACATGCCCGGCTGGGACGGTCCTTGGGAATGATAGACGCGCAACTGTTGCTGGCCACGAACGGCGACCGCTTCCGCTTCGATGTCCAGGGAGCTCAAAGACTGACCAGGATTGAGGTAGGCCGAATTTTCGTAGATGGCAAAGGGGTGGGAGACGTGGGCAATATCGTGCTGCGGGACCGGCAGCACCTGGCCGCCGACGGCCTGTTTCTGGCCTTGGTGGCGGTAGATGCCACCTCCAAAAGACTAATTTCTGGACCTGATCTGATCTCGAAAGGATTCGTCTTCGAAGCGGAACAGTCCGATATGCTGGACGCCGCCAGGGAAATTATTCTGGAGATCATCTCCCGGGCCTTGGCCGAACCGACCCAGGACTGGCTGGAAATTCAGATTCAGATAGGCAAGGCGTTGCGGAAATATTTTTTCAAGCTGTTGGAGAGACGGCCGATGATTCTGCCCTTGATCTTGACGTTATAA